The proteins below are encoded in one region of Aulosira sp. FACHB-615:
- a CDS encoding phycobilisome rod-core linker polypeptide: MALPLLEYKPTTQNQRVSSFGAADTNEDTPYIYRTEIANSPSEIERLIWAAYRQVFNEQEILKFNRQIALETQLKNRSITVKDFIRGLAKSERFYQLVVTPNNNYRLVEMCLKRLLGRSPYNREEEIAWSIQIATRGWHGFVDALIDSEEYTEAFGDYTVPYQRKRMTVDRPFSFTPRYGADYRERAGIVKGGGYRSLSSLPSQNVDGAALLGVLLVVSAGITFLLVLNWLGIHTGF; this comes from the coding sequence TACCAACGAAGATACACCTTATATCTACCGTACAGAAATCGCCAACTCTCCTAGCGAAATTGAAAGACTCATTTGGGCAGCTTATCGCCAAGTCTTCAACGAGCAGGAAATTCTGAAATTTAACCGCCAAATTGCCTTAGAAACCCAACTTAAAAATCGGTCAATCACGGTTAAAGATTTTATCCGAGGTTTGGCTAAATCAGAGCGATTTTATCAGCTAGTAGTCACACCCAATAATAACTATCGGCTGGTAGAAATGTGTTTAAAACGGTTGTTAGGTCGCTCTCCTTACAATCGTGAAGAAGAAATAGCTTGGTCTATTCAAATTGCTACTCGTGGTTGGCATGGATTTGTGGATGCTTTGATTGACAGTGAAGAATATACCGAAGCCTTTGGTGACTACACTGTACCTTATCAGCGCAAACGTATGACTGTAGACCGACCATTCAGCTTTACTCCCCGCTATGGTGCTGACTATCGAGAACGCGCAGGTATTGTGAAAGGTGGCGGTTATCGCTCCTTATCATCTCTACCTAGTCAAAATGTTGATGGGGCTGCACTATTAGGTGTACTGCTTGTAGTGTCCGCAGGAATAACTTTCTTGTTGGTACTAAATTGGCTAGGAATTCATACTGGGTTCTAA
- a CDS encoding phycobilisome rod-core linker polypeptide: MALPLLEYKPSSQNHRVKSFGIADQNENTPYIYRIEDVSSYTDIQNIIWAAYRQVFSEHEILKFNRQVTLESQLKTGAISVRDFIRGLAKSEAFYRLVVSVNNNYRLVDITLKRLLGRSSYNKEEEIAWSIVIATKGFGGFVDAILDSEEYNQAFGENTVPYQRKRLAGRPHNLVTPRYGEDFQEKAGTVQTDWRFTLEKFYTRKFQEKRLAEGDPRKYADLAAAINPSGNYAQRISSFDIDYLAAVPYRGGNRR; this comes from the coding sequence ATGGCATTGCCATTACTTGAATACAAACCCAGCAGTCAAAACCACCGTGTTAAAAGCTTTGGTATTGCTGACCAAAACGAAAATACACCATATATCTATCGCATAGAAGATGTCAGTTCTTATACTGATATCCAAAACATCATTTGGGCAGCTTACCGCCAAGTTTTCAGCGAACATGAAATTCTTAAGTTCAACCGCCAAGTAACTTTAGAATCTCAGCTGAAAACTGGCGCGATTTCTGTACGTGACTTTATCCGTGGTTTAGCAAAATCTGAAGCCTTCTATCGTTTGGTTGTTTCTGTCAACAATAACTACCGTTTAGTTGACATCACCCTCAAACGTTTATTAGGTCGTTCTTCTTACAACAAAGAAGAAGAAATCGCTTGGTCAATTGTCATTGCTACCAAAGGTTTTGGCGGCTTTGTTGATGCTATTTTAGACAGCGAAGAATACAATCAAGCCTTTGGTGAGAACACTGTCCCCTACCAACGCAAACGCTTGGCAGGCCGTCCTCACAACTTGGTGACACCTCGCTACGGCGAAGACTTCCAAGAAAAAGCAGGTACAGTTCAAACCGACTGGCGCTTTACCTTGGAAAAATTCTATACCCGCAAGTTCCAAGAAAAACGTCTGGCCGAAGGCGACCCACGCAAATATGCAGATTTGGCAGCAGCAATCAATCCTAGCGGTAACTATGCTCAAAGAATATCATCCTTTGATATTGATTATCTAGCCGCAGTGCCTTACCGTGGTGGTAACAGACGCTAA
- a CDS encoding bifunctional serine/threonine-protein kinase/ABC transporter substrate-binding protein gives MKVYCTNPNCRAPENDIPDEFRSAKGKQKFCSNCGMRLVLKTRYLALEQIGSGGFGRTFRAWDSHLEHECLIKQLRLTNTSNLPWTPAQLQYIQNSFKREAQALRHLNHSQIPRLWDFFEISAPHPDDSEAVGEANQILFYLVQDYILGSNLRQIKNEQWSETEVVDLLQQILPILDYIHNLPNVILIHRDIKPENIILTQNRVPYLIDFGAVKQAIAGVPAEQSIAISTPGYASPEQRAGLAVSPSSDLYSLAATCVCLLTWKNPENLRFGDIWNWRNYVSISDQLATILDTMLSPGISYRFQSARQVMEVLDNKTISASTSIPKPVFTQKQSLQTASQNSFPHQNQQLLIQRNSLQTVLQNSFTNSNQQLLQHEQTLINLPQKSLLPSVNLWKKLLILCFGSGIIGLGIWAYFSLQTKMLCIEDSRFSCGERQLIRSPLGLGDNIDFQKGITAFQNQDYDQAISSFSKYLDNLNHKNDPEARIYLNNARAAKSNNFIKISVCVPIDSDNGLAKEILRGVAIIQNNINTQVNKLINGKMLLVQICKDEHRTDTAQKVAKQMVEQDKQTLGVIGHNSSLITLSAAKVYSNKIYGDERLVSISPTSTAVRGTKFNQSEMFEINEFVFRTSPNDDKTAEVLSDYILRKKRYRGAIFLNSKEPYSQSFSQTFIQRFNKTFGTQGKIVNQCDLAGEQFKSISQCLEAVKQSNADFILLTISDDILQQEIARILRSSGDVIILGGDTSYVNSSQISEISYGKLVVAVPWHRSNNSLSVIEKESLQLWGTKKISYASAMAYDATQALVEGLKRSGNNLTRKRLYEELSKPNFVVEGAQTKVRFDQNHDRLVNEQNIQGLVILVSPKDGEFQVIK, from the coding sequence ATGAAAGTTTACTGTACAAATCCTAACTGCCGCGCCCCAGAAAATGATATTCCTGATGAATTTCGTTCCGCTAAAGGTAAACAGAAATTTTGTAGTAATTGTGGAATGCGACTTGTTTTAAAGACTCGCTACTTAGCTTTAGAACAAATCGGCAGTGGAGGATTTGGTCGAACTTTTCGCGCCTGGGATTCTCATTTAGAACATGAGTGTTTAATTAAGCAATTACGATTAACAAATACATCTAATCTCCCTTGGACACCTGCACAGTTACAATACATTCAAAATTCTTTTAAAAGAGAAGCACAAGCATTACGCCATTTAAACCATTCGCAAATACCTAGATTATGGGATTTTTTTGAAATTTCTGCTCCACATCCAGATGACTCTGAAGCAGTAGGAGAAGCAAATCAAATATTATTTTATTTGGTACAAGATTATATTCTTGGTAGTAATCTACGACAAATCAAAAACGAACAATGGTCAGAAACTGAAGTTGTCGATCTCTTGCAACAAATTTTGCCGATTTTAGATTATATTCATAATCTACCAAATGTGATTTTAATCCATAGAGATATTAAACCAGAAAATATCATTCTTACACAAAATAGAGTACCTTATCTTATAGATTTTGGGGCTGTAAAACAAGCGATCGCAGGTGTACCCGCAGAACAATCTATCGCCATATCAACTCCTGGATATGCTTCGCCAGAACAACGAGCAGGTTTAGCTGTCTCTCCATCTTCAGATTTATATTCTCTTGCAGCAACTTGTGTGTGCTTACTAACTTGGAAAAATCCAGAAAACTTGCGATTTGGAGATATATGGAATTGGAGAAATTATGTTTCTATTAGCGACCAACTAGCAACAATTTTAGATACTATGCTCTCGCCTGGAATCAGTTATCGGTTTCAGTCAGCGCGTCAAGTAATGGAAGTTTTAGACAATAAAACAATATCGGCCTCAACCTCAATACCAAAACCAGTATTTACTCAGAAACAGTCCTTACAAACAGCGTCGCAAAATTCATTTCCTCACCAAAATCAGCAACTATTGATCCAGAGAAATTCTTTACAAACAGTTCTGCAAAACTCATTTACTAATTCAAATCAACAGTTACTTCAACATGAACAGACTTTAATAAATTTGCCCCAAAAATCATTATTACCGTCAGTAAATTTATGGAAAAAATTACTTATATTGTGTTTTGGTAGTGGAATCATCGGATTAGGTATTTGGGCATATTTTTCCTTACAGACTAAGATGCTTTGTATTGAAGATTCGCGCTTTAGTTGTGGAGAAAGACAGTTGATACGCTCACCTCTAGGTTTAGGAGATAATATAGATTTTCAAAAAGGCATAACAGCTTTTCAAAATCAAGATTATGATCAAGCAATTTCTAGCTTTTCTAAATATCTAGATAACCTTAATCATAAAAATGATCCTGAAGCTAGAATTTATTTAAATAATGCCAGGGCAGCTAAAAGCAATAACTTTATTAAAATATCGGTATGTGTGCCTATAGATAGTGACAATGGACTGGCTAAAGAAATTTTACGGGGTGTAGCCATTATTCAAAATAACATTAATACCCAAGTAAATAAACTAATAAATGGCAAAATGTTACTTGTTCAAATTTGTAAAGATGAACATCGAACAGATACCGCGCAAAAAGTTGCTAAACAAATGGTTGAACAAGATAAACAAACTTTAGGCGTTATCGGGCATAACTCTAGTTTGATTACTTTATCGGCTGCAAAAGTTTACAGTAATAAAATATATGGAGATGAGAGATTAGTGAGTATTTCCCCTACTAGTACGGCTGTTAGGGGAACTAAGTTTAATCAATCTGAAATGTTTGAAATTAATGAGTTTGTTTTTCGGACATCTCCAAATGATGATAAAACAGCCGAAGTTCTCAGCGATTATATTTTGAGAAAGAAACGTTATAGAGGAGCAATTTTTCTAAATAGTAAAGAGCCTTATAGTCAATCTTTTAGTCAAACTTTTATTCAAAGATTTAATAAAACTTTTGGAACGCAGGGAAAGATTGTCAATCAATGTGATTTAGCAGGAGAACAATTTAAGAGTATATCTCAATGTTTAGAAGCTGTTAAACAAAGTAATGCTGACTTTATTCTTCTGACGATAAGTGATGATATATTACAACAGGAAATTGCGAGAATACTGAGAAGTAGCGGAGATGTAATTATTTTAGGCGGAGATACATCGTATGTTAATAGCTCACAAATTAGTGAAATTTCCTACGGTAAGTTAGTCGTTGCTGTTCCTTGGCATAGAAGTAATAATAGTTTATCTGTAATAGAGAAAGAATCTCTGCAACTTTGGGGAACTAAAAAAATTAGCTATGCAAGTGCAATGGCGTATGATGCAACTCAAGCACTTGTGGAAGGTTTAAAGAGAAGTGGGAATAATTTAACCCGTAAACGTTTATATGAAGAACTCAGTAAGCCTAATTTTGTAGTGGAAGGCGCTCAAACCAAAGTAAGGTTTGATCAGAATCACGATCGCCTAGTTAACGAGCAAAACATTCAAGGCTTAGTTATCTTGGTTTCACCTAAAGATGGTGAGTTTCAAGTAATTAAATAA
- the pstB gene encoding phosphate ABC transporter ATP-binding protein PstB, producing MATNISTANSTDTVLRTEELNVYYGKYLALKNIWLDIPRNKVTAFIGPSGCGKSTLLRCYNRLNDLIDSFRAEGKVFYYGKNLYAPDIDPVEVRRRIGMVFQRPNPFPKSIYDNIAFGAKINGYKGNMDELVERSLRQAALWDEVKDKLRQSGSSLSGGQQQRLCIARAIAVQPEIILMDEPCSALDPISTLRVEELIHELKEQYTIVIVTHNMQQAARVSDKTAFFNVRPTESGGRIGYLVEYDATEVIFNNPKQEDTRDYVSGRFG from the coding sequence ATGGCTACTAACATTAGTACAGCAAATAGCACAGATACCGTATTACGTACAGAAGAACTGAATGTTTATTACGGCAAGTACTTAGCATTAAAGAACATTTGGCTAGATATCCCCAGAAATAAGGTGACAGCCTTTATTGGCCCTTCTGGCTGTGGTAAAAGCACATTACTCAGATGCTATAACCGTCTCAACGACTTAATTGATTCATTTAGAGCCGAAGGAAAGGTTTTTTATTACGGTAAAAACTTATACGCACCTGATATTGACCCGGTAGAAGTGCGTCGCCGCATTGGGATGGTGTTTCAAAGACCAAACCCATTCCCCAAATCAATTTATGACAATATTGCTTTCGGAGCCAAAATTAATGGCTACAAAGGTAATATGGATGAATTAGTCGAACGGAGTTTGCGTCAAGCAGCTTTGTGGGATGAAGTTAAAGATAAACTCCGTCAAAGTGGTTCTTCTTTATCTGGTGGACAACAACAAAGATTGTGTATTGCCAGAGCGATCGCAGTTCAACCAGAAATCATCTTAATGGATGAACCATGCTCGGCGCTTGATCCGATCTCTACATTGCGGGTTGAAGAGCTAATTCATGAACTGAAAGAGCAATATACAATTGTGATTGTTACCCACAATATGCAGCAAGCGGCGCGGGTTTCTGATAAAACAGCCTTTTTCAATGTACGTCCTACAGAATCAGGCGGACGTATCGGTTATCTCGTAGAATATGACGCGACAGAAGTAATTTTCAATAATCCGAAGCAAGAAGATACCCGCGATTACGTTAGCGGTAGATTTGGTTAA
- the pstA gene encoding phosphate ABC transporter permease PstA, with protein sequence MTSHYQERSLTRSAMSPRTLFNTVMTGVAILCGVLALVPLIAVLSYVLIRGFSSLNLSIFTELPPAPLRPGGGFGNAIVGTLLMVGIAALISIPFGVIAAIYLTEFSSGIIARWVRFATNVLSGVPSIIAGVFAYGIVVLTLVRLNLGSYSAIGGGFALAILMLPIIVKTTDEALQLVSQDLRQASVGLGATNFQTVTQVVLPAALPAIVTGSTLAIARAAGETAPLLFTALFSTFWPNSLFKPTASLAVLVFNFAISPFKNWQSLAWAASLILVLMVLITSIIARWATRQKS encoded by the coding sequence ATGACTTCTCATTATCAAGAAAGAAGTTTAACTCGTAGTGCTATGTCTCCTCGGACGCTGTTCAATACAGTGATGACTGGGGTGGCAATTCTCTGCGGAGTTTTGGCATTAGTGCCTTTAATAGCAGTACTTTCTTACGTTTTAATTCGAGGATTTAGTAGTCTCAACCTCAGCATATTTACAGAACTGCCACCCGCACCTCTTCGTCCAGGTGGTGGTTTTGGGAATGCGATTGTGGGGACTTTGCTGATGGTGGGAATTGCAGCGTTAATCAGCATTCCTTTCGGTGTGATTGCAGCTATCTATCTAACTGAGTTTAGTTCTGGTATAATAGCTAGGTGGGTACGTTTTGCTACGAACGTCTTGAGTGGAGTACCTTCGATTATTGCCGGGGTATTCGCTTATGGAATTGTAGTTTTAACGTTAGTAAGGCTGAATTTAGGCTCATATTCAGCGATTGGCGGAGGATTTGCTTTGGCAATTTTGATGTTGCCAATTATTGTGAAAACAACTGATGAAGCTTTACAGCTAGTATCGCAGGATTTACGACAAGCATCTGTAGGTTTAGGTGCGACTAACTTTCAAACTGTTACACAGGTCGTATTGCCTGCTGCACTACCAGCTATTGTAACTGGATCAACGTTAGCGATCGCCAGGGCTGCTGGTGAAACAGCACCTTTGTTATTTACTGCTTTATTTTCTACCTTCTGGCCAAATAGCTTATTTAAACCCACTGCTTCTTTAGCTGTTTTGGTTTTTAACTTTGCCATTTCTCCGTTTAAAAATTGGCAGTCATTAGCTTGGGCTGCATCTTTAATCTTGGTGCTAATGGTTTTAATTACCAGTATTATTGCTCGCTGGGCAACTCGCCAAAAATCATAG
- the pstC gene encoding phosphate ABC transporter permease subunit PstC yields the protein MATNSQNLSSAIKERSELGRSLDRSFILLTRVFALAVAATLLWIAIQVAIGAWPAIQKFGVGFLAQSTWNPVKDEYGVLPQVYGTIVSSLIGLLIAVPIGVGTAVLLSENFLPSQARVVLVFLVELLAAIPSVVYGVWGIFVLIPILNNVGKWLNAYFGWLPLFSTSPTGPGMLPAGIILAIMTLPIITAISRDALISVPSTLRQASIGLGATRWETIFQVLIPAAFSGIVSAVMLALGRAMGETMAVTMLIGNSNKISASLFAPANTISSLLANQFAEASGLQVAALMYAALVLFVLTLIVNILAELIVIRVKRV from the coding sequence ATGGCTACAAATTCTCAAAATTTGTCATCAGCAATTAAAGAGCGTTCCGAACTCGGTAGGTCTTTAGACCGGAGTTTTATTTTACTGACTAGGGTGTTTGCCCTAGCGGTGGCAGCAACTTTATTATGGATTGCGATACAGGTTGCCATTGGTGCTTGGCCTGCCATTCAAAAGTTTGGTGTTGGCTTTTTAGCACAAAGCACTTGGAACCCCGTGAAGGATGAGTATGGAGTACTACCTCAAGTTTATGGAACTATAGTTAGTTCTTTGATTGGGTTACTCATTGCTGTACCCATTGGTGTTGGGACTGCGGTTTTATTGAGTGAAAATTTTCTGCCCTCCCAAGCTAGAGTTGTGCTGGTGTTCTTGGTAGAACTGCTGGCAGCAATTCCCAGCGTTGTTTATGGAGTCTGGGGAATTTTTGTCTTAATCCCAATTTTAAACAATGTCGGTAAATGGTTGAATGCTTACTTTGGTTGGCTACCACTGTTCAGCACTTCTCCTACAGGGCCGGGGATGTTGCCTGCGGGGATCATCTTGGCTATTATGACTTTGCCAATTATCACTGCAATTTCTAGAGATGCTTTGATTTCTGTTCCATCTACTTTACGTCAAGCATCTATCGGTTTGGGCGCAACAAGGTGGGAAACGATTTTTCAAGTTTTGATTCCTGCGGCTTTTTCGGGAATCGTGAGTGCTGTGATGTTAGCACTCGGTCGGGCGATGGGAGAGACAATGGCGGTGACGATGTTGATTGGTAACTCCAACAAAATTAGTGCATCGCTATTCGCACCAGCCAACACAATTTCTTCTTTGTTAGCCAATCAATTTGCAGAAGCCAGTGGTTTGCAAGTTGCAGCTTTAATGTACGCTGCTTTAGTTTTATTTGTCTTAACTTTGATTGTCAATATTTTGGCAGAGTTGATCGTTATTCGAGTCAAGCGAGTGTAG
- the pstS gene encoding phosphate ABC transporter substrate-binding protein PstS — protein sequence MRSRLNVIKNNRLASSTAVLLLTLSLAACGGQQGSDSSATKETPSGTAQDATASSPAKLDLGGNVELIGAGASFPAPLYTTWFTELNKKYPSLQVNYQSVGSGAGVEQFIKGTVDFGASDVAMKDDEIQKVPQDKGVILLPMTAGSIVLAYNLPDVAELKLPRAVYTDILLGKIKTWNDPKIKAANPDAKLPDQAITVVHRSDGSGTTGVFTKHLSTISPEWKTKIGDGKTVNWPVGVGGKGNEGVTAQIQQTQGSIGYVEYGYAKQNQLKYAALENKGGKFVVPTEESAAKTLEAVTLPENLRAFITDPEGADSYPIVTYSWIMAYKKYADPAKAKAVEAMIEYGLTEGQKLAPELGYVPLPQNVVQKVATAADQISPDYKIAVSGSSTSASK from the coding sequence ATGCGCTCACGACTAAATGTAATCAAAAATAACCGATTAGCCTCTTCAACAGCAGTGTTATTACTGACATTAAGTCTAGCTGCTTGTGGCGGACAGCAAGGTTCTGACAGTTCTGCTACCAAAGAAACACCTAGTGGTACGGCTCAAGATGCTACAGCCTCCAGCCCTGCTAAATTGGATCTTGGCGGTAACGTAGAATTAATCGGTGCAGGCGCTTCTTTTCCAGCGCCATTGTATACAACTTGGTTCACTGAATTAAACAAAAAATATCCCAGTTTACAAGTTAATTATCAATCTGTGGGTAGCGGTGCTGGGGTTGAGCAGTTCATCAAAGGTACTGTTGATTTTGGTGCCAGCGATGTGGCAATGAAAGATGACGAAATTCAGAAAGTGCCTCAAGATAAAGGCGTAATTTTGTTACCAATGACAGCCGGTAGCATTGTTCTTGCTTATAACTTGCCAGATGTTGCTGAACTCAAATTACCACGGGCAGTTTACACCGATATCTTATTAGGCAAAATCAAAACCTGGAACGACCCCAAAATCAAAGCAGCCAACCCAGACGCTAAATTACCAGACCAAGCAATTACAGTTGTACATCGCTCTGATGGTAGCGGAACTACTGGCGTATTTACCAAACACCTCAGCACCATCAGTCCCGAATGGAAAACTAAAATTGGTGATGGCAAAACAGTTAACTGGCCAGTCGGTGTTGGTGGTAAAGGTAATGAAGGTGTAACCGCCCAAATTCAACAAACTCAAGGCTCTATTGGTTACGTTGAGTATGGTTATGCAAAACAAAATCAACTTAAATATGCTGCTTTAGAAAACAAAGGTGGCAAATTTGTTGTACCTACAGAAGAATCAGCAGCCAAAACCTTAGAAGCAGTAACTTTACCTGAAAACTTGCGTGCCTTTATCACCGACCCAGAAGGTGCAGACTCTTATCCCATTGTTACCTACTCTTGGATTATGGCTTACAAGAAATATGCTGATCCTGCTAAAGCTAAAGCAGTCGAAGCTATGATTGAGTATGGTTTAACTGAAGGTCAAAAATTGGCTCCCGAATTGGGTTATGTGCCTTTACCACAAAACGTTGTGCAGAAAGTAGCAACTGCGGCTGACCAAATTAGTCCAGATTACAAAATTGCAGTTAGTGGTAGTAGTACTAGTGCTAGTAAATAG
- the cruG gene encoding 2'-O-glycosyltransferase CruG gives MNNALTVESVIPLILLLIQLPATAILLSRLLKGPGRLPPIQPQQPTPDIFGNVSVVIPTLNEAGRISPLLSGLSQQSYEVREIIVVDSNSQDGTPDLVKAAQQKDPRFRVMTDDPLPTNWVGRPWALHNGFLHSSEDSEWFLGMDADTQPHPGLVAGLVKTAVAQGYDLVSLSPQFILQYPGECLLQPALLMTLLYRFDPAGIRTEQPERVMANGQCFLCRRSVLAAVGGYSSASSSFCDDVTLARYIAAQGYNVGFLDGAKVLKVRMYEGALETWKEWGRSLDLKDASNSGQIWGDLWLLSAVQGLPLLILLTYLIVLPVPVSLPQILLLGLNGFLLLIRFAMLLAIAPSYNRQTAKGGWLFWLSPLADPIAVLRIFLSASRTPKEWRGRKYGA, from the coding sequence ATGAACAACGCTTTGACAGTAGAAAGCGTTATACCGCTTATATTACTACTTATTCAACTACCAGCCACGGCAATTTTACTGTCGCGTCTTTTGAAGGGGCCGGGAAGATTACCGCCAATTCAACCCCAACAGCCTACACCAGACATTTTTGGTAATGTCAGCGTTGTGATTCCGACATTAAACGAAGCTGGTCGGATTTCTCCTTTATTATCGGGCTTGAGTCAGCAAAGTTATGAAGTGCGAGAAATTATTGTTGTAGACAGTAATTCCCAAGATGGAACTCCTGATTTAGTCAAAGCTGCACAGCAAAAAGATCCTCGCTTTCGTGTGATGACAGATGATCCCCTACCGACTAATTGGGTGGGTCGTCCTTGGGCTTTACACAATGGCTTTTTGCATAGTTCTGAGGATAGTGAGTGGTTTTTGGGGATGGATGCGGATACTCAACCACATCCGGGTTTGGTGGCGGGTTTAGTCAAAACCGCCGTCGCCCAAGGCTATGATTTGGTGTCGTTATCACCCCAGTTTATTCTTCAGTATCCTGGTGAGTGTTTATTGCAACCAGCTTTATTGATGACATTGCTGTATCGCTTCGACCCGGCAGGAATTAGAACTGAACAACCAGAAAGGGTAATGGCTAATGGTCAATGCTTTCTCTGCCGTCGTTCTGTGTTAGCGGCTGTGGGTGGCTATAGCAGTGCTAGTAGTTCTTTTTGTGATGATGTGACTTTGGCACGGTATATTGCGGCACAAGGATACAATGTAGGCTTTTTAGATGGTGCAAAGGTGCTGAAGGTGCGAATGTATGAAGGGGCGCTGGAAACTTGGAAGGAATGGGGGCGCAGCCTTGATTTGAAAGACGCATCCAATTCTGGGCAAATTTGGGGAGATTTATGGCTACTTTCGGCAGTTCAGGGTTTACCCTTGCTAATTTTACTAACTTACTTGATTGTTCTGCCTGTGCCTGTCTCGCTGCCGCAGATTTTATTACTGGGGTTAAATGGATTTTTGCTGCTGATTCGCTTTGCTATGTTACTAGCGATCGCACCATCTTATAATCGCCAAACGGCTAAAGGTGGCTGGTTATTCTGGCTGTCTCCTTTAGCAGATCCCATCGCCGTCTTACGGATCTTTCTCTCTGCATCCCGCACCCCTAAAGAATGGCGGGGACGGAAGTATGGTGCGTGA
- the rnhA gene encoding ribonuclease HI: MSSQSIIQSIYTDGACTGNPGPGGWGVVVYFQDGGVHEMGDTASHTTNNKMEMQAAIAALKYFHASKQSQPITLYTDSEYLINCVTKWVKNWKKKGWKKADGNPVQNQDLLEILDELNTRQVTWQHVRGHAGNVGNERCDAIARSFAAGKVPALKELSSTNAHKTLPSSHELKVAEVSQYKANSTIINKEKSEPITSASDKTAMEPSTAQNAAAIDTTTPGIRVEQLRNLVETLRIADEIAEKGYLITSSELADLMDVHASAVTSRGDQWRWRNWIVSRVRREGNQILWELERGDRVGGEEE, from the coding sequence ATGTCTAGTCAAAGCATAATTCAAAGTATATATACTGATGGCGCTTGTACTGGGAATCCTGGCCCTGGTGGTTGGGGTGTTGTAGTTTATTTCCAGGATGGGGGAGTTCACGAAATGGGTGATACAGCCTCCCATACAACAAATAATAAAATGGAGATGCAAGCGGCGATCGCTGCCTTAAAATATTTCCATGCCTCAAAACAATCCCAACCCATCACCCTTTATACCGATAGTGAATATCTCATCAACTGTGTTACCAAATGGGTGAAAAACTGGAAGAAAAAAGGCTGGAAAAAAGCCGATGGTAATCCCGTACAAAATCAAGACCTGTTGGAAATTTTAGATGAATTAAATACCCGTCAAGTTACTTGGCAGCATGTTCGTGGTCATGCGGGTAACGTCGGTAACGAACGCTGTGATGCGATCGCCCGGAGTTTTGCTGCTGGTAAAGTCCCTGCACTCAAAGAATTATCTTCTACCAATGCTCACAAAACTTTACCTAGTTCTCATGAACTAAAGGTAGCGGAAGTTTCTCAATATAAGGCAAACTCGACAATAATTAACAAAGAAAAGTCGGAACCCATTACATCTGCATCAGACAAAACAGCTATGGAACCATCCACCGCACAGAATGCGGCCGCAATTGACACAACAACGCCTGGAATCCGGGTTGAACAACTCCGCAACTTAGTTGAAACTCTCCGCATCGCTGATGAAATTGCTGAAAAAGGCTATCTAATTACTAGTTCTGAATTAGCAGACTTAATGGATGTCCACGCCAGCGCCGTCACTAGTCGCGGGGATCAATGGCGCTGGCGGAACTGGATTGTGTCACGAGTCCGCCGTGAAGGTAATCAGATTCTCTGGGAACTGGAACGCGGCGATCGCGTGGGAGGTGAGGAGGAGTAG